A single genomic interval of Drosophila virilis strain 15010-1051.87 chromosome 2, Dvir_AGI_RSII-ME, whole genome shotgun sequence harbors:
- the Inx3 gene encoding innexin inx3, whose product MAVFGMVSAVSSFIKIRYLLDKAVIDNMVFRCHYRITTAILFTCCIIVTANNLIGDPISCINDGSIPMHVINTFCWITYTFTIPGQQHRQIGTDVAGHGLGNEYGQEKRYHSYYQWVPFVLFFQGLMFYVPHWIWKNMEDGKIRMITDGLRGMISVPEDYRKDRQDRIIKYFMESLNTHNGYSFAYFFCEVLNFVNVIVNIFMVDKFLGGAFMSYGTDVVKFSNMDQNMRFDPMIEIFPRLTKCTFRKFGPSGSLQKHDTLCVLALNILNEKIYIFLWFWFIILATISGVAVLYSLVVIMMPTTRETIIKRSYRSGQRKEIAGLVRSLEIGDFLILHFLSQNLSTRSYGDMLQQLCSLMAASRTPSAPSTLEMNPISHSIYPPAELFGGKETET is encoded by the exons ATGGCAGTCTTTGGCATGGTCTCGGCTGTCTCCAGCTTCATCAAGATACGCTATCTGCTGGACAAGGCGGTCATCGATAATATGGTCTTTCGCTGTCATTATAGGATTACCACAGCCATACTTTTCACCTGTTGCATTATTGTTACGGCCAACAATTTGATTG GTGATCCGATTAGCTGCATCAACGATGGCTCGATACCCATGCATGTGATCAACACATTCTGCTGGATAACATATACCTTCACGATACCCGGTCAACAGCATAGGCAAATTGGCACCGATGTCGCCGGCCATGGTCTGGGCAATGAGTATGGCCAGGAGAAGCGCTATCATAGCTACTATCAGTGGGTGCCCTTTGTGCTGTTCTTTCAG GGTCTTATGTTTTATGTGCCCCATTGGATCTGGAAGAATATGGAGGATGGTAAAATACGCATGATAACTGATGGCTTGCGCGGCATGATCTCGGTGCCGGAGGACTATCGAAAGGATCGACAGGATCGCATCATTAAATACTTTATGGAAAGTCTCAACACGCACAATGGCTACTCGTTTGCATATTTCTTCTGCGAGGTGTTGAACTTTGTCAATGTGATCGTCAATATCTTTATGGTGGATAAGTTTCTGGGCGGTGCTTTTATGTCCTATGGTACGGATGTCGTCAAGTTCTCCAATATGGATCAGAATATGCGTTTCGATCCCATGATAGAGATCTTTCCAAGGCTGACCAAGTGTACATTCCGTAAGTTTGGTCCAAGTGGTTCCCTACAGAAACACGATACACTCTGTGTGCTAGCTCTGAATATACTCAATGAGAAGATCTATATATTCCTGTG GTTCTGGTTCATTATATTGGCCACAATTTCGGGCGTGGCTGTGCTCTATTCCCTGGTGGTTATCATGATGCCCACCACACGCGAGACGATCATCAAGCGCTCCTATCGCTCGGGTCAGCGCAAGGAAATTGCCGGACTGGTGCGGAGTTTGGAG ATTGGCGACTTCTTGATCTTGCACTTCCTTAGCCAGAATCTAAGCACACGATCGTACGGCGATATGCTGCAACAGTTGTGCAGCCTGATGGCCGCCTCACGCACACCCTCTGCCCCCTCGACACTGGAAATGAATCCCATTAGCCATTCAATTTATCCGCCCGCCGAGCTGTTCGGCGGCAAGGAGACCGAGACATAG